AACCATCTCATCGGACGGCCCGGAAACTGAAGGAACAAAGGTGTCTCTGGAACAGTTTCGTGATGGTCGGCAAAGCAAGAGGATTTCTCGAGATGTTCCGAAAGCATCTTCCGGATCTCTATCGTGTGTTTGTCGCATCGGCGCCAGCGTTAGGTACAGCAGGCGAGTCTTCAATGATCAGTTCGATCTACGAACGGATCACCGATGTAAATTTTTCCCAGGACGTTTTGGAAAAGGCGACAGATGAACTCTTGGTGCTGCGAGTCGGCGACGTCGGGTGGTGCGATCTCGGCGAGCCAAAACGAGTGATGCGAACACTTACAGGATTAGACGTAAAACCCGCATGGACGCGGGCGTTTGCAGCTTAGAAAAAGAATGAGGGCCGTTGGCCCGATGTCGCGAAAAGAAGGAACCTGTCTGAATTCATAGATCATGAAAGCAATTGCAATACAACCTGGGATCAAGAACTCTGCCCATTTAGTTGAGATGCCGATGCCGGACATTGCGGAAATTCCGAATGGCCGAGGCGTGTTGGTCAAGGTCCTTCGCGTCGGTGTCGATGGTACCGACAAGGAGATCAATAATGCCGAGTACGGTGCAGCACCGATCGGAGAGAATTTTCTTGTCATAGGACACGAGGGCTTTGGAGTTGTCGAAGAAGTCGGCCCAAATGTTCGCGAGCTAAAAAAGGGCGACTATGTGGTGGCAACGGTTCGCCGCCCGGGGTCGAGTATTTACGATCTCATCGGCACAAACGATATGACCACCGATGACGTGTATTTCGAACGGCATCAATCTGCGTCACGGGTATCTGTCAGGAGTATTACGTCGATGACGCCGAATTTGTCGTTAAGGTGCCGCGTGGACTTAAAGATGTGGGCGTCCTGCTGGAACCGATGACGGTTGTGCAGAAAGGCGTTACACAGGCGTATGAGATCCAAAGACGCTTGCGGGTCTGGAAGCCGAAACGAGCCGCCGTGATGGGCGCGGGCACAATAGGATTGCTTGCGACGTTGGTATTTCGCTTACGTGGGATCGATGTCGTAACATTTGGCCGCACGCCGAAGCCATATCTCAATTCTGACCTTATTGAAGAGTTGGGAGCGACGTACGTTTCAACAGACGATGTTGCTATTCACGACTATTCGGCGCAAAACGGCGGATTCGATATCATTTTTGAGGCAACCGGCTTTTCGCCCATCGTCTTTGATGCGATGCAGGCACTTGCAAAGAATGGCGTGCTGGTGCTTTCCAGCGTGACCGGCGGCGATCGAAAGGTCGAAGTTCCGGCCGACCGGATCAACCTCGATTTCGTGTTGGGAAACAAGGTGATGGTAGGCACCGTCAATGCAAATCGTGAGTACTTCGAGATCGGCGTAAAGGACCTTTCAGCGGCGGTCCTCGAATACGGCGACTGGCTAAGCCGGCTTTTGACGCACAGAGTGAACGGTCTCGAAGAATTCGAAAAACTTTTCGACCATCTGTCGAATAGCAAGGGCGTGATCAAGGCTTACTGCGAACTCGAAGATCAAAGGACTTAGTTCTCAGGAAGCAGAAGGGCATCGGGCGCTAAAATTTGACTTCGAGGCGACACTTTGAACTAAATCCAACCTTCAGATGTTGATCAACGTCAACGGAGGTAACGACCGGATCGAATTCAAGGAGTGCCAATGCACACGCAAGCGATCGAATAATTTGGAGCCGGTGAAGGGACTTGAACCCCCGACCTGATGATTACAAATAAGTTTTGGGCGATTTTCACAGAATGTCACTGAGTGCCACAGGCTGATTTTTACTGATGTTTCGCGAATTTCCGTTCACTCGGTATCACTCAAGACGTGCAGGGGGTTGTTACAAAAATCACTACATTTGCCTTTGTCTGTTTTCGCGTTATTAGATTTGCCCGTCATTCTCGTCGTCATCAAAAAGACCACCAAACCAGTCGCTCTCACCGGTTGGTTAAGGCGTGGGGCTAACGGGGGGGGTCGGGCCGGCGGCCCGGGGCGGATAACGTATTGCCTCGTCCCGGAGAATGATCCGTCGCGTACCTTTCTTCTTGCTTTCCAGTTTACCGTTTCGAATATCCTTCCGGATCTTTGGGACGGAAAGCGTCGATAGCTCCGCTAACTCTTCGATCGAATACGCCAGTTTCTCCCTCATCATAACATCAGCCGCCATAATATTTTTCCTCCCAACAATTCTCTCTAAACTTAGCTTCTCTACTTCTCAAAATAGAAAGCCAACGCCGCAACCATCACCGCAACAGCCGTGCCGCTTCTGACGCATCTGGGAATGCACGGAAGACCATCTGTTAACACGTTCCTATTCTTAGTATTGGTTGGCGCGCGCACCAATGGATTGAAAAGCAACCATTTGCGAAGATCGTACCGGACATCATGTCCAGAATTCACAGATCCGACTGCGGCACCGGATCCATCATCGTTCTTTACGTCGACTGCGCCAGTTCGAATCTCGGCGGGTGTTGGGCAGTTCCATCAACGGAATGTGGCACGGGGATCCGAGTTCGTTACGGTTCCGGCTCTGGTAAACGTTACAATAGTTCAAGCGAAAATACTGGTCCCTTCGGTCGGGTGCATTGCTTCTTTCTCCGACACCGAAGGCAATCATCATGGATTGTTCCAACGCGACCCCACCGCTGCCTGACTTCGGTTAATCTTAAGTTCGACAGGAGTTCCTATGTCACCAAATGCTCCGGGTATTCCCCTGTTTTGGAAGCTGTGCTGTCGCTTACTGACCCTTTTTGTCCTCGCGGTAAGCGTTTACGGCCAAGATGGTCAAACGGATCATTCGTCGGTCCATCCGGACTCGAAAGCTCTCGAATATCTGCTTCCCCTATTCACCATTCACGGCGTCCCCAAAAATGAAGACCCCGACAATCCCGTCACGATTCTCGTGAATCATGGATCCCTCATAGGTTTCTCGAAAAAATACAATCAACCGCTCTGGGCGGCCTACCAGGTGTCAAAGGTTAAGAGGGATGTGGATTATGAACGATTTCCGTTCTTCGTAGATGATCTTCGACTACCTGCAGAAAATAGAATTGGGACGGAAACCTTCGGGAACGGTTACGATCTTGGACATCTGGTCCCGAACGCCGCTACCAATCGGCAGTACGCAAAACTGTCGCAAATGGAAAGCTTCCTCATGAGCAACATATCGCCCCAGAAAGCGAGCCTGAACCGTGGAGTTTGGCAAAAGCTGGAGTTCGATATCCTGAACAGGTACCCCAACGCGGGGACAACGCAAAGCCCGAAGCATCATGTGTGGGTGATTGTCGGCCCTGTGTTTGGTGATAATCCCGCATTCATAACTCGGAATAACGGTTCAAGGGTACCGATACCGGACTCGTTTTTCTGCATTCTGGTCCGCCCGAAACGATATCCGTACGATAGCCCCGGCAATGCCGACTACCTCACGTTCCTGTTCGCTCAGGAGCAGACCGCCAACCAGCAGATCTCTCTGAAGTTCGTAAAAAGCATCAACCATATCGAAACGCTTGCCAAACTGAACTTCTTCCCTGAACTGACGGCACAGATGGAGGACAAGATCGAGAACGGCGTGGCTGCTCAGTTGTGGTGAACCTAAAACGGACCAATTCAGATATCGTTGGGGACCTTGCCGCCGCTTTCACGGATGCGTTTGATCATTTGCTGGTGAAGCCAGATGTTCATTTCCTTCGACCCGTTAAGCGTACCCTCGTAACCCCATTCCTGGGCGAGACGCTTCCGCACACCAAGACTGCTGTCGAGCCCGAGTAGTTTCATGAGATCGACGATCGATTCCTGCCAGTTCAGTTTTATGGAAGCCTCTTTGGCGCGTTCGATCAGCAGAGCCTCGATATCGATGTTCGCCGTTGGCGAATATTCCTTCGCGAACAACTTATCCTGGGCGACCCAAGCCACGTTCTCTCGGTGGGACGCGGTGCGAAGATCGAACAAAAGTATCTGGGGCTCGGGATATCCCTCCAAATAATACTTCACCTTAAGTTGGTAGTCGTCATTGGCCTGCGGCCGAAGGGAAAGTACCGCGACGCTCCGGGAACAGAAATGATGGCTTATCTGCGAGCTGTAAACGCCGCGAGCTCCGAGCGCGACGGACTTGCTAGCGTGGCGGTAGACGGCTTCGAGCAGCCAATTGAACGGTGCGTACGAAACCGAGCTCGAGGTTATATGCGGGATCGACGAGCCCGAGGCGTGATCCGGATCGCTCGAATAGATGTTCGCGTACCCTGATGTATGAATGTCGCCGCTCAGTATTACCACGCGCAAAGGATGATCCTTGTCGTTCTGCAGTTCAAACAGGAAATTGAGCAGTTCGTCCGTCTGCGCGGCATTTTCCTCGGACCCCCAGGAATCCCTTATGTCATCCCGAATGTCTCCGAGAGAATTGCCGAATTTCGTTTGCAGTCCCTGACCCCACTTGCCCCATCGGGCTATCACATCAACGATCCACATGACAAATGGCCACGCCTTTAATGTCAGATCTTCGATTACCGGACTGCCGTGGGAGAAAACAACCGGACTGACAACGAACAGAGTTTGCATCTTCAGCCGCTTATCCTCCACCCATTTACGAATTCGAAACGCCTGATCTTCCGTCAAAAGCCTGCGCAGTCTGAGGTTTCTATTCGTGCGCAGATCCATAAAGACAAAGCCGAACTTCCCAACCATAAAGCAGAAGTCCAGACCCTCCTTCGTGTTCTCCGTCAACGGCGGAGGGTTCCGGCTCGCCTGCATTACAGAAAAAGCCTTAAACGCCGCGTCGAAAAGACGTTGCCAATTCTTCTTGAAAATGCTCGTTTCGCCCTCAAACGATTTCTCCTCGGATCCCCATCCGTCCGTGATATCGTGATCGTCCCAGATCATCACAGACGGCAGCGAGCACATGACCCGCCGGTAGTGGATGTTGCTCCAGAATCGTCGGTAGGCGCTGAGGTAATGTCGCAGCCGCGCCTCCTCGTTTTCCTCATTGAGAACCAGATCCTGCCAATCATCCGCGTAAACCTGATCGCCGACAAGCAAAGCGAAGCGGACCTTCTGATTACTTTCCCGCCCGATGATCTGCGGAAGATCCGCCCATACGGCGTGCCCGTCGAACCCGTCGGCTTTGGAAACGGTTGGATTATGGCAACTCATAACCACGAAATCGACCTGTTCGTCGGGGTCTTCGGAAAGCGTACGGAAGTGCAACTCTTTCTCGGTCAGGCCTTCGAGCGGCAAGGGCAGCGAATGCGCTGGGTTGGTCCAAAGCTTGTAGAAATACGTCGTATCGGGCTGAAGATTTCCTATTGTTACGCAATCCGTGAATAATTTCTCCCGTCGAAGTTCCAGTGTCGCCGATGCAACCTCCGGAGCGTCTTGCTGGCCTTTGTGCAGCGTGACATAAATGACAGTTTGCGGCCGTTCGAGATGGAGCCATATCTTGATGCTATTCGTTGTGACATGGCCCAGGAATGGACCGAGCAATGTAGGTTCGTTCGCGTTTGTGATGGTTGAAGCGGTTTGGCTCATATCCTGATTAATTCGATGA
The DNA window shown above is from Chloracidobacterium sp. and carries:
- a CDS encoding helix-turn-helix domain-containing protein; translation: MAADVMMREKLAYSIEELAELSTLSVPKIRKDIRNGKLESKKKGTRRIILRDEAIRYPPRAAGPTPPVSPTP
- a CDS encoding DNA/RNA non-specific endonuclease; amino-acid sequence: MSPNAPGIPLFWKLCCRLLTLFVLAVSVYGQDGQTDHSSVHPDSKALEYLLPLFTIHGVPKNEDPDNPVTILVNHGSLIGFSKKYNQPLWAAYQVSKVKRDVDYERFPFFVDDLRLPAENRIGTETFGNGYDLGHLVPNAATNRQYAKLSQMESFLMSNISPQKASLNRGVWQKLEFDILNRYPNAGTTQSPKHHVWVIVGPVFGDNPAFITRNNGSRVPIPDSFFCILVRPKRYPYDSPGNADYLTFLFAQEQTANQQISLKFVKSINHIETLAKLNFFPELTAQMEDKIENGVAAQLW
- a CDS encoding DUF3597 family protein codes for the protein MSQTASTITNANEPTLLGPFLGHVTTNSIKIWLHLERPQTVIYVTLHKGQQDAPEVASATLELRREKLFTDCVTIGNLQPDTTYFYKLWTNPAHSLPLPLEGLTEKELHFRTLSEDPDEQVDFVVMSCHNPTVSKADGFDGHAVWADLPQIIGRESNQKVRFALLVGDQVYADDWQDLVLNEENEEARLRHYLSAYRRFWSNIHYRRVMCSLPSVMIWDDHDITDGWGSEEKSFEGETSIFKKNWQRLFDAAFKAFSVMQASRNPPPLTENTKEGLDFCFMVGKFGFVFMDLRTNRNLRLRRLLTEDQAFRIRKWVEDKRLKMQTLFVVSPVVFSHGSPVIEDLTLKAWPFVMWIVDVIARWGKWGQGLQTKFGNSLGDIRDDIRDSWGSEENAAQTDELLNFLFELQNDKDHPLRVVILSGDIHTSGYANIYSSDPDHASGSSIPHITSSSVSYAPFNWLLEAVYRHASKSVALGARGVYSSQISHHFCSRSVAVLSLRPQANDDYQLKVKYYLEGYPEPQILLFDLRTASHRENVAWVAQDKLFAKEYSPTANIDIEALLIERAKEASIKLNWQESIVDLMKLLGLDSSLGVRKRLAQEWGYEGTLNGSKEMNIWLHQQMIKRIRESGGKVPNDI